Proteins encoded together in one uncultured Desulfosarcina sp. window:
- the purM gene encoding phosphoribosylformylglycinamidine cyclo-ligase, which yields MKKKLTYADAGVDIDKADQLVDTIKKIAKKTRRTGVMGEIGGFGGLFSLNTNSMKSPVLVSSTDGVGTKLKIAFLMDRHDTVGIDLVAMCVNDIAVQGARPLFFLDYLATGKLKTGTVTQIVKGVGEGCLQAKCALIGGETAEMPGFYRDNEYDLAGFAVGIVDNSKIVDGSEIRPGQQLIGIASSGLHSNGYSLVRKICFEVLGLEVDSHVSELGKTIGEELITPTRIYSETIQSLVRDLPIQGLAHITGGGIMDNIIRVIPQACGIAIKKGSWEIPPIFPFLQQAGNVEDKEMMRTFNNGIGLVAVVPEESAQEVLNRLNGSGEKAWAIGEVTKTRKNARSRVKMV from the coding sequence ATGAAGAAAAAGCTGACCTACGCCGATGCCGGCGTCGATATCGACAAAGCCGATCAACTTGTCGATACCATTAAAAAGATCGCAAAAAAAACCCGTAGAACCGGCGTCATGGGTGAAATCGGCGGATTCGGAGGACTGTTCTCGCTGAACACGAACAGCATGAAAAGCCCGGTACTTGTCAGCTCCACGGACGGGGTCGGCACCAAACTCAAGATCGCTTTTCTCATGGACCGCCATGATACGGTGGGGATCGACCTGGTGGCCATGTGCGTTAACGACATTGCCGTACAGGGCGCCCGGCCCCTGTTTTTTCTGGATTACCTGGCAACGGGGAAGCTGAAGACCGGTACGGTGACCCAAATCGTCAAAGGCGTCGGCGAAGGCTGCCTTCAGGCCAAGTGCGCCCTCATCGGCGGGGAGACCGCCGAGATGCCCGGCTTTTACCGGGACAACGAATACGACCTGGCCGGCTTCGCCGTGGGCATCGTGGACAACAGCAAGATCGTCGACGGTTCCGAAATTCGCCCCGGCCAACAGCTTATCGGCATCGCTTCCAGCGGGCTGCACAGCAACGGCTATTCCCTCGTCCGCAAAATATGCTTCGAAGTGCTGGGCCTGGAAGTGGACAGCCATGTTTCCGAACTGGGCAAAACCATCGGGGAGGAGTTGATTACCCCGACCCGCATCTATTCGGAAACCATCCAGTCCCTGGTCCGTGATCTGCCCATCCAGGGGTTGGCCCATATCACCGGCGGCGGCATCATGGACAACATCATCCGGGTGATCCCCCAGGCCTGCGGCATCGCCATCAAAAAAGGCTCGTGGGAGATTCCGCCGATCTTTCCTTTCCTGCAGCAGGCGGGCAACGTGGAAGATAAAGAGATGATGCGCACGTTCAACAACGGTATCGGCCTGGTGGCGGTGGTGCCCGAAGAAAGCGCCCAGGAGGTGCTCAACCGGCTGAACGGCAGCGGCGAGAAAGCGTGGGCCATCGGCGAGGTCACCAAAACCCGCAAGAATGCACGGAGCCGGGTGAAGATGGTGTAG
- the tsaD gene encoding tRNA (adenosine(37)-N6)-threonylcarbamoyltransferase complex transferase subunit TsaD has product MIVLGIESSCDETAAAVVRDGHEVLASVVASQVDVHHIYGGVVPELASRKHIEAIVPVVDGAITQSGIPADQIDGVAVTQGPGLVGSLLVGFSFAKGFAYGHNIPWVGVDHLEAHLNSVFLAPDPPPFPFVALLVSGGHTSIYRATGHRKFHLLGQTRDDAAGEAYDKVAKMLGLGYPGGAVIDRLAAEGDPNKIQLPRPFLDKDRYDFSFSGIKTAVMRYIQTHPDTFKADQDHIAAGFQAAVVDVLTYKIIHAAQESGCRHLAVVGGVAANHGLRTAVARDAAEAGIQVHIPSLDLCGDNAAMVAAVGYHYLAAGERSTMDDDVYSRVKFRPNITAS; this is encoded by the coding sequence ATGATCGTACTCGGCATAGAATCCTCATGCGACGAAACCGCAGCGGCGGTGGTGCGCGATGGACATGAAGTCCTCGCCTCCGTGGTGGCCTCCCAGGTGGACGTCCATCATATCTATGGCGGTGTGGTTCCCGAACTGGCCTCCCGCAAGCACATCGAAGCCATCGTTCCCGTTGTCGACGGCGCTATCACCCAATCCGGCATTCCGGCCGACCAAATCGACGGCGTAGCCGTTACCCAGGGTCCCGGACTGGTTGGATCGCTGTTGGTGGGATTCTCCTTTGCCAAAGGATTTGCGTACGGGCACAATATCCCATGGGTGGGCGTGGACCATTTGGAGGCGCATCTCAATTCCGTATTCCTGGCGCCTGATCCGCCCCCCTTTCCCTTCGTGGCCCTGCTGGTTTCCGGCGGGCACACCAGCATCTATCGCGCCACCGGTCACCGTAAATTTCATCTTTTGGGCCAGACCCGGGACGACGCGGCCGGCGAAGCCTACGACAAGGTCGCCAAGATGCTGGGGTTGGGGTATCCCGGCGGCGCGGTGATCGACCGTCTGGCCGCCGAAGGGGACCCGAATAAGATCCAGCTTCCCCGCCCCTTTCTGGACAAGGATCGCTACGATTTCAGCTTCAGCGGCATCAAAACGGCGGTCATGCGCTATATCCAGACCCACCCGGACACCTTCAAAGCGGATCAGGACCACATTGCCGCCGGATTTCAGGCCGCCGTTGTGGACGTTCTGACCTACAAAATCATTCATGCCGCACAGGAAAGCGGCTGCCGCCATCTGGCCGTGGTGGGAGGTGTGGCCGCCAATCACGGCCTGCGCACCGCTGTCGCCCGCGATGCCGCCGAAGCCGGCATCCAGGTACACATCCCGTCCCTGGATCTGTGCGGGGACAACGCCGCCATGGTGGCCGCGGTGGGCTACCACTATCTTGCGGCAGGCGAGCGCAGCACCATGGACGATGATGTTTACTCGCGGGTCAAGTTCCGGCCGAATATTACAGCATCGTAA